The genome window GTGCAGAACGAGCCGGACCAGGCGCTGAAATTGGCAACCGAGGCTACCCAGGCTGCGCCGGATTCCGTGAGCGTGCGTATCGCGCTCTCCTACGCCCAGCAGGCCAACTTCAACCTGACTGAGGCACTGGCGGCTGCGAAAGAAGCAGTAAAGCTTGATCCCGAGGCATCCTTGGCGTGGGCGAGACTGGCCGAACTGTGGATGGGCCAGGGTGACCTGGACGAGGCGCTGGACGCCGCCAAGAAGGCCGAAGCGTTAAATCCGCGGGAGGTGCGCATTCAAACGGTTCTGGGATTTGCGTATCTTACCCAAATCAAAATCGACGCAGCCAGGAACGCCTTTCAGAAAGCCATTGCCCTCAACTCCGCAGATCCGTTGCCAAGACTGGGCCTCGGACTGGCCAGGATCCGTAAGGGAGATCTTGAACAGGGTCGTAAAGAGATCGAGATCGCCGCCACACTCGATCCCAACAACGCGTTGATTCGCAGCTACCTGGGCAAGGCCTACTACGAAGAGAAACGCGATCCCCAGGCTGCGATCCAATTGGACATGGGCAAAGAACTGGATCCCATGGACCCAACGCCATATCTCTACGACGCGATTCGCAAGCAGACCATTAACCGCCCGGTGGAGGCGCTGCACGACCTGCAGGAATCAATCAAACTCAACGACAACCGCGCGGTCTACCGGTCACAGTTACTGTTGGACAAGGATCTCTCGTCCCGCAGTGTGAGCCAGGCGCGAATCGCGGAGGATCTCGGATTCGGGCAACTCGCCCTGTCAGAGGGGTGGAAATCGGTGAACACCGACCCGACGAACTACTCCGCCCACCGCTTCCTCGCCGACTCCTACGCCGCCCTTCCCAACTCCGAAATCGCCAGACAGAGCGCGCTACTTCAGAGCCAACTCCTGCAACCGCTTAATAGCAATCCGATTCAGCCGAGCCTCAGCGACGATTCGGCCCTCTCGCCGGGTACCGGCCCTGCTAACCCCTCGTTCAACGAATACACACAGCTCTTCGACCGGAACCGGGCGCAGCTCCTCGCCTCCGGGATCGTCGGCAATCAGGATACCTGGGGAGAGGAGCTCGTCGCCACTGGCCTCTATGATCAGTACTCCGTGAGCCTTGGTCAGTTCCGTTATAGAACACAGGGATTCCGGGAAAACGCAGACATTGATCAACAGATCTACAATGGCTTCATTCAGGTTGCCTTGACTACGAAGCTTAGTATTCAAGGTGAAGCTCGTGTCAATGATAGCAACAACGGTTATCTTGCCATGAGCTTTGATCCTGATCTTTATTCACCGACGCGTGTGACGGACACAAGAACTGAAACGTATCGGTTAGGTCTCCACTACAGCCCCTCATCGAAATCCGATTTCATCGTTTCCGGCGTGTACCAGAAGTCCGAGGTGAATCTGACTGATCAGACTCTTATCCTCGCTCCCCCCGATTTCGGGTCAATGGATGCGTCTTCAAGCACGGGGCGGACCGTTGAAGGCCAGTATCTTCTCCACCTCGCACGGCTTAGTCTTATAGCAGGCGGGGGGTACTACACGGAGCCCACAAGCGCCGAGTTCAACGCGATTGATTCCAGTACACTTCCCCCAACGATTTTCGCATCATCTCAGAACACTCAGAAGCGTCATTCCAATGTTTACCTCTATTCACTCATTCATCTTCCGACGCATCTGACCCTCGCATTAGGAGGAAGCGTTGACCGGCTTCGGCTTGATGTTCAAGCTGATTTCGGCGGCTATGAACTCCAGCCGGAGCAATTCAACCCCAAACTGGGAGTGACATGGGATCTGACAGGGTCGAACACGCTACGCCTCGCGTATTTCCGCACGATGAAACGAACACACGTCTCAGATCAAACCATCGAACCAACCCAAGTAGCTGGCTTTCAGCAGTTCTTCCAGGATTCTAACGACGGTACCGAATCCGCAGAATACGGAGTTGGCATCGATCAGCGGTTCTCTTCCGACCTCTATGGAGGGATAGAGTACACCAGACGAGATTTGGATCTTCCCCTCCCAACCTTTTCTACGCCACCCACCGTCGACTACCAGCACGAGAGCATAAAAAGAGGCCGTGCGTATCTCTACTGGAGTCCTCACGTCCAAACGACGGCCACCGCGGAATACTTCTACGATAAGATGAGCGGCGACCTGTCCTTTTTTACATCCGAAGTAACAACTCATCGGATTCCCCTGGGGCTCAATTTCCATCACCCCCGAGGATTCTTTGCAAAGGTGATGGCTTCCTATGTGAACCAGGACGGAGAGTTTATAGATCCCACAACTTTCGGTTTTGAACCTGGTAAGAGTGAATTCTGGATCTGGGATGTGTCAATTGGCTACCGTCTACCTAGACGGCTCGGGATCATCACCATAGGTGCCGAAAACCTTTTTGATCGACAATTCCTGTACGAGGACGTGGGGAATCCCCTGACGAATCCAGATCAGGCTCCGCAAATTCAACCAGCGAGATTCATTTTTGCAAAGGTGACGCTAGCATTCTAACTGCAAAAGAGGGAGGTGCACAAATGGATGGCTAAGCTAGGAAACTAGTGTCCATGCGTGACAACACCGCCTAACAACTCCAACCAGTGGGAGGCTCTAAATGACCGCACAGAGAGAGCATGGGAGAGAACGAAAGGGACCGCCGAGTTACGCACACAGACACTCATGTCAACCGGACTGTCCTCCTGGTTTTCACGCTGTAGAGTATTGTGGGCAGTGGGTATGTATGCCTGACGACGACAGGGGAGACCCACCGGGTTGCCAGCCAGGTTATCACCCCGAGTGGAAGCCAGGATATGGTTGGGTATGCGTGCCCAACTGACCTGCATGGGCCAAATGATAGCCAGAAGGTCTGTGAGGCGCCATGGTTGGGTCCAGGACGAGAACGGGCCGATGTGCAAGCTGCTCTATCGAGATAGATGTGATCGTGACTGTGACCCAACAAAGTCTGAGTGAAGTGAGGCCACCTGCCGAGGTAATCACAACACTCGGTGGGTGGTCGCACCCTCTACGAGGCCGCGGATATGGTGGCAAGGAAAGCTCGCACAGGTGGATCAGGTAGCGCGACCTGAGGGACAGTACGGGCCACCTATGGCGCATCGTCGGGTCCAGGAGGGAGGACCTGCAGATGAAGAAACTGCTGCTTTGTCGAGAAAGATGTGATCGCGACCTCTCACGAGGCACCTCGGCGGTGGGAACATGAGCGCCGTGCGTTTGCAGGGGCTGAGAGGTTCGGAGAGTTTCCTCGCGGGGGGCGTGCTTTGTGTGGGAATAGTCGTAGCTGGGGCGGTGTTAGCAAGTACTCCACAGGGAGCGCCCCTACTGTGGCATCCGTCCGAAGTGGCGGGCGACGCGCCGCGATTACCCGAGACCATCCGAATACGTCCAATTACGCTTGATCTCACCCAGCTAACGTCGGCCAAGAACGCCCAATTCACACTCCTGCTACCTGACGGCATGTCACTGACCGTCGTTAAGGCAGGCGAGGAGCGCGTGGGAGAGCGCGGCTTCGTATGGCGTGGCAAGGTGGTAGGCGATCCTGACAGCTTTGTGACTTTCTCGGTTGTTAACGAATCGGTGCTGGGCACTGTCATCACTTCGACAGGGAAGTTCTACCGGCTGCGTAGTGGCAAAGGCGGCGTTCGGTTCGTCGAGGAGGTCGATCCAGCCAAAGTCCCCCGTCCTAGGCTCGATCCGACGCCGCGGGCGATGGGCAGACGCGACGATTTCCAAGCGAAGCCTGTTTCTCAGTGCGCTGACGGGCGGCAGATCGACGTTCTGGTCCTTTATACTCGGGCTGCAAAGGTGGGTGCCTGCAGCGCTGCAGGCGTGTCCTCCAGTGCCTGCGGACCTGACGAAATCGAGAATACTGTGACCATGGCAGTCGGAGAGGCCATTACGTCCTACGGCGAAAGCGATATCGACCTGGGAATTAACTTGCTCCCTATCATGCAGATCGATGGGACGTACACGGAATCTAACAGTCTCCAAACGGACAAGGATAACCTCAAAGGAGGCGCTATCACGGTCAATGGCACGAGCATTCCAATTCTCCGCAATCAGAGCCACTATGCAGCCGACGCGGTGGTGCTCATTGTTGAAAACGGCAAC of Nitrospirota bacterium contains these proteins:
- a CDS encoding FecR domain-containing protein; translation: MTRQRFVLVLVLGLAIGLPLSAAAATECPEWSAKIVSIEGRVEALRTGDATWQAVTLNDTYCPDDRVRTLENSRAAIQLQNETIIRLDQNTTVRFSGLDPQSPTLLELIRGSAFFLSRFPRTLTIETPFVNAASGGTEFHIEVNEEDQTTTITVIEGQMNVTNESGSTVVTAGQAAVAKAGQAPVLRVVVRARDAIQWALYYPPVLSLRELRLGATEGLLETDWRAMVQRSVEAYRENDVAKAFSAIEGAPEDIADAGFYTYRASLSLSVGRVDQARADIDKALGLAPRDGLALALQSIIAVVQNEPDQALKLATEATQAAPDSVSVRIALSYAQQANFNLTEALAAAKEAVKLDPEASLAWARLAELWMGQGDLDEALDAAKKAEALNPREVRIQTVLGFAYLTQIKIDAARNAFQKAIALNSADPLPRLGLGLARIRKGDLEQGRKEIEIAATLDPNNALIRSYLGKAYYEEKRDPQAAIQLDMGKELDPMDPTPYLYDAIRKQTINRPVEALHDLQESIKLNDNRAVYRSQLLLDKDLSSRSVSQARIAEDLGFGQLALSEGWKSVNTDPTNYSAHRFLADSYAALPNSEIARQSALLQSQLLQPLNSNPIQPSLSDDSALSPGTGPANPSFNEYTQLFDRNRAQLLASGIVGNQDTWGEELVATGLYDQYSVSLGQFRYRTQGFRENADIDQQIYNGFIQVALTTKLSIQGEARVNDSNNGYLAMSFDPDLYSPTRVTDTRTETYRLGLHYSPSSKSDFIVSGVYQKSEVNLTDQTLILAPPDFGSMDASSSTGRTVEGQYLLHLARLSLIAGGGYYTEPTSAEFNAIDSSTLPPTIFASSQNTQKRHSNVYLYSLIHLPTHLTLALGGSVDRLRLDVQADFGGYELQPEQFNPKLGVTWDLTGSNTLRLAYFRTMKRTHVSDQTIEPTQVAGFQQFFQDSNDGTESAEYGVGIDQRFSSDLYGGIEYTRRDLDLPLPTFSTPPTVDYQHESIKRGRAYLYWSPHVQTTATAEYFYDKMSGDLSFFTSEVTTHRIPLGLNFHHPRGFFAKVMASYVNQDGEFIDPTTFGFEPGKSEFWIWDVSIGYRLPRRLGIITIGAENLFDRQFLYEDVGNPLTNPDQAPQIQPARFIFAKVTLAF